In one window of Opitutus sp. GAS368 DNA:
- a CDS encoding glycosyltransferase family 39 protein has product MKPGRIIFAAVLIATTWFLRGPGLDKKIWNVDEAVTFTMAQQILAGDVPYRDAVDQRNPLAPYVQAAVFAAAGDWNLRAQHLVLAVMIGLTAVLLWQTARRLGDETTGVAGALWFTVLALMLPSVRDTMPAHTAWYLVFFSTAGFWALAAAWASGRRTWAAAAGAAFGLSFLAKQPGVLDFGVALVLGALAAWARPDRRKELAGLGLALLAGFAAPVFATGIYFAAKGAWADLVYYTWTYNNTLYVPEISWLERWQTMRVPFALAWEYHPAVVVIGGLAAIGLLVRAPRRLFRRPAEFDLTGWLILGWCASGLISTTLSGRGFTHYSIQLIPGLSLACGWVTAQAWTAGRNWAGTQSFRRALALAVGAGLVVWLLRPVPARLHAFDLPEPGSEAIARLVRRHTAPTDRIFVWGYTPEVYAISERLPATRFLYNTFVTGLIPWTNLDPLKNTDYAIVPGARGKFIADWKSHPPALVADGRSQRGFMKYPLDKQSWLWPLIEQDYAEVATDETAPLGFWLFRRLEPVMSRPRPAALPTGNAVQVRVDKVQAGQTARVAVQAPPDAVALELYLDGRLYRRLGCPPGAPAAVVFFIPAADWSGAMHAVQVVAVGPQATLLASTEYELKATAPSTVIGGPPLDFEGRTIVALESSTITGGPQLPKKDAPTHWDAHAPSRVVYPWLPGMNSLAFAYGIEEAALAREPPNHTDGVEVVVQTEDAAGRLTQIYRFHFDREIARRAGGQTVGYTPLPKGGPGRLILLMTPGPAFDPAYDWSYWLWIRAARSPITLLAGDHPRYPVRLESPAEPRQTEFNGKFITVTEAPAAIDFATSPDLDELSGGFGLLDTSWLGQEMTTPVDFVISVVKPDGRETKVLERTLDPAHKPDDRGTQPFQFRLPQPLAGMLRFSARTKAGATNVHAFWSGLHVTLLRTALQTPDGQIPADPASEGRFGFLNSVEDGRNCLVAHAPASLVYPWHDGMNRLTGEYGLISAAYTKNETEGVVFVVEVQEANGTHRELFRRHLAPMSRKADQGAQSLSVAIPAVPGGRLILRTLPPQPDHLNAAWSYWRDLRVAP; this is encoded by the coding sequence GTGAAGCCCGGGCGGATCATCTTCGCGGCCGTCCTGATCGCCACCACCTGGTTCCTCCGCGGACCGGGCCTGGACAAGAAGATCTGGAACGTGGACGAGGCGGTGACGTTCACCATGGCCCAGCAGATCCTCGCGGGCGACGTCCCCTACCGCGACGCGGTCGACCAGCGCAATCCGCTGGCACCCTACGTGCAGGCCGCGGTGTTTGCCGCCGCCGGCGACTGGAACTTGCGCGCCCAGCACCTCGTGCTCGCGGTGATGATCGGCCTCACGGCCGTCCTGCTCTGGCAGACCGCCCGGCGGCTGGGCGACGAAACCACGGGCGTGGCCGGGGCGCTGTGGTTCACCGTGCTGGCCCTCATGCTGCCCTCGGTGCGCGACACGATGCCCGCGCACACGGCCTGGTATCTGGTCTTTTTCTCCACCGCCGGATTCTGGGCGCTGGCCGCGGCCTGGGCTTCCGGGCGGCGGACGTGGGCCGCCGCCGCGGGCGCGGCCTTCGGCCTCTCGTTCCTCGCCAAGCAGCCCGGCGTGCTGGACTTCGGCGTGGCGCTCGTGCTGGGGGCGCTGGCCGCGTGGGCCCGGCCCGACCGCCGGAAGGAACTCGCCGGCCTGGGGCTCGCGCTGCTGGCGGGATTCGCCGCGCCGGTGTTCGCCACCGGCATTTATTTCGCCGCCAAGGGCGCGTGGGCCGACCTGGTTTACTACACCTGGACCTACAACAATACGCTGTATGTCCCGGAGATTTCCTGGCTGGAACGCTGGCAGACCATGCGGGTGCCGTTCGCTCTCGCTTGGGAATACCATCCCGCTGTCGTCGTGATCGGGGGGCTGGCTGCCATCGGGCTGCTGGTGCGCGCCCCGCGCCGCCTTTTCCGCCGGCCCGCGGAATTCGACCTGACGGGCTGGCTGATCCTTGGCTGGTGCGCCTCCGGACTGATTTCCACGACCCTGAGCGGTCGCGGCTTCACGCATTACTCCATCCAGCTGATCCCCGGCCTGAGTCTGGCCTGCGGGTGGGTGACCGCGCAGGCCTGGACCGCGGGACGCAACTGGGCCGGAACCCAATCGTTCCGGCGCGCGCTCGCGCTGGCCGTCGGCGCCGGGCTGGTCGTGTGGCTGCTCCGTCCCGTGCCCGCGCGTCTCCACGCCTTCGATCTGCCCGAGCCGGGCTCGGAAGCCATCGCCCGCCTCGTCCGCCGGCACACCGCCCCGACGGACCGGATTTTCGTCTGGGGCTACACGCCCGAGGTCTACGCCATCAGCGAACGGCTGCCGGCGACGCGGTTTCTCTACAACACCTTCGTCACCGGCCTGATCCCGTGGACCAATCTCGACCCGCTCAAGAACACGGATTACGCCATCGTGCCCGGTGCGCGGGGCAAATTCATCGCGGACTGGAAATCCCATCCGCCCGCGCTCGTCGCCGACGGGCGGTCGCAACGGGGGTTCATGAAATATCCGCTGGATAAACAGTCCTGGCTGTGGCCGTTGATCGAGCAGGATTACGCGGAGGTCGCGACGGATGAGACCGCGCCGCTCGGATTCTGGCTGTTCCGCCGGCTCGAGCCCGTCATGTCCCGCCCGCGGCCCGCGGCCCTGCCGACGGGAAATGCCGTGCAGGTCCGGGTGGACAAGGTGCAGGCAGGCCAGACGGCCCGGGTGGCGGTGCAGGCGCCGCCGGATGCCGTCGCGCTCGAACTGTATCTGGACGGCAGGCTTTACCGCCGCCTGGGCTGCCCGCCCGGCGCACCGGCGGCCGTCGTCTTTTTCATCCCTGCCGCCGACTGGTCGGGCGCGATGCACGCAGTGCAGGTGGTCGCGGTCGGTCCGCAGGCCACGTTGCTCGCCAGCACGGAATACGAGCTCAAGGCGACAGCGCCGAGCACGGTCATTGGCGGCCCGCCGCTCGACTTCGAGGGCCGGACCATCGTGGCGCTCGAGTCGAGCACCATCACCGGCGGGCCCCAGTTGCCCAAGAAAGACGCGCCCACGCACTGGGACGCGCACGCGCCGTCGCGCGTGGTTTATCCCTGGCTCCCGGGCATGAACTCCCTGGCCTTCGCCTATGGGATCGAGGAAGCGGCCCTCGCGCGGGAACCCCCCAACCACACGGACGGCGTGGAGGTGGTCGTGCAAACCGAGGACGCGGCCGGGCGCCTTACCCAAATCTATCGCTTCCATTTTGACCGAGAGATCGCCCGCCGTGCCGGCGGCCAGACGGTCGGTTACACCCCGCTGCCCAAGGGCGGACCGGGGCGGCTCATCCTGCTGATGACGCCGGGCCCGGCTTTCGACCCCGCCTACGACTGGAGCTACTGGCTCTGGATCCGGGCCGCCCGTTCGCCCATCACGCTGCTGGCCGGGGACCATCCGCGGTATCCCGTCCGGCTCGAGTCGCCCGCCGAGCCACGGCAGACCGAGTTCAACGGCAAGTTCATCACCGTGACCGAGGCCCCGGCCGCCATCGATTTCGCCACGTCCCCCGATCTCGATGAATTGTCCGGCGGTTTCGGGCTGCTCGACACCTCGTGGCTTGGCCAGGAAATGACGACGCCGGTTGATTTCGTCATTTCCGTGGTGAAGCCCGACGGCCGCGAGACGAAGGTGCTCGAGCGGACGCTGGATCCCGCCCACAAGCCCGACGACCGCGGCACCCAGCCGTTTCAATTCCGCCTGCCCCAGCCGCTGGCCGGCATGCTGCGCTTTTCCGCCCGGACCAAAGCCGGTGCGACCAACGTCCACGCCTTTTGGAGCGGATTGCACGTGACGCTGTTGCGCACAGCGCTGCAGACTCCCGACGGCCAAATCCCTGCCGATCCGGCCAGCGAGGGCCGCTTCGGTTTCCTCAACAGCGTGGAGGACGGCCGGAACTGCCTCGTGGCCCACGCCCCTGCCAGCCTGGTCTACCCGTGGCACGATGGCATGAACCGGCTGACCGGCGAATACGGCCTGATCAGCGCCGCCTACACCAAAAACGAGACGGAGGGCGTCGTGTTTGTCGTGGAAGTCCAGGAAGCGAACGGCACGCACCGGGAGCTTTTCCGGCGGCACCTCGCGCCCATGAGCCGGAAGGCGGACCAGGGCGCGCAGTCGCTGTCCGTCGCGATCCCCGCGGTGCCGGGCGGCCGGCTGATCCTGCGCACCCTGCCGCCTCAGCCGGACCACCTGAATGCGGCATGGAGTTATTGGCGCGATCTGCGGGTGGCGCCGTAA
- a CDS encoding glycosyltransferase, producing MNENDAYIFDVEEPREWVFNGEPVWISGWFVSKTGAVFSDVRAVIDGLPHLGILGMPRPEIEARHRGSAGRPHAGFLLRVSPPASARTLRIELLDAGYHWVEIWRTSLKVSRGGPAGGRYDPRLLPDHLHRLLQARRADPAADPAPLADQLVLEGAAVPLDTLPNPPFFGALEKPELVGGTQYGKIRVEGWIIHQEQRIVRLTGSTHPLAENEFAYGDLERKEAAALFPRHPHAARSQYFGMLDIDENAPGPAIIKLFAELEDGTRHLVFARRFHPRACQVWERPLPAFDRREFLQCVLALRGAAGRLGIQLGAPGTQWRALKAAYALYRREAPAVIPPDVSRQDPYAAWQAAGRLTPRLREALAAATRKLGADGPKFSILVDTRGCTSGQLAALAASLSAQIYPQWEAWFVGEAPPDGGDARCRFEKSSGPKAFVRALNAAAHQSGGTLLTLLPGHSRLAPDALLEIAERFAATPVLELELAYTDEDRMDDAGRRTDPDFKPEWSPALALSGLFPGHLSVVRRARFLELGSFREDFAAVPWLDLLLRIGDRLDPAHVAHIPLVCHHAWAGAPRELDPADPSYEQARRTLADAATRRGWAAQPFLPECGHQRRARFHQLRWSPALLAQLPVTIVIPTRDRLHLLQECVERLEETVDWSHVKLVIVDDHSRDPDALRYLAQIQKRSDLRCAVVRLPDAAAPFNYSRLVNAALPHLDTPLVLHLNNDVNALERGWLEEMAGWFTQPDVGVVGAKLIYPDRTLNHTGIVIGPHGGLADTPFARVDERSVGLAWHAAAREVSAVTGACLLTRTELYRRLGGFDENDFGVAYNDVDYCLRARAAGARVIYTPQAKLMHWGSATRGVTFDEAEHIAFVRRFPAYRDPYFSPHWRLDGAHVRSRDGGPDRTRRAGPPRLLLLTHNLNLEGAPLFLLEYATHLARTAGSRLEVLAAQDGPLRAPFEALGAHVAIADTGPLLHAADDDAFSRQLAELSGRVDWDQVDLVVCNTLFSFWGVHLARSADRPSLLYIHESSSVFRAFETRLALDLHHLVHDALRTATRALFLCAATRAYYADDDRGNFRIVPSWIRLGDIDEFRRTHERAALRCQHGFRDDEVVIANIGTVCERKGQHIFLRAADHFNREQRGGPPVRFLLVGARPGIYLDLLQRDIARLGLTNLTLVPETREVFDFFVAADMFVCTSYEESFPRVVMEAMAFRTPIVSTDVHGIADMIGQRQDGYLVKPGDVAGLALMMRTCLAKERSGKSLAPAAYSKALRLYDATHVLPWHERLAREAVLAHE from the coding sequence GTGAACGAAAACGACGCCTATATCTTTGATGTCGAGGAGCCCCGCGAGTGGGTGTTCAACGGTGAACCCGTCTGGATCAGCGGCTGGTTTGTGTCGAAGACCGGCGCCGTTTTCTCCGACGTGCGCGCCGTCATCGACGGCCTCCCGCACCTCGGCATCCTCGGCATGCCACGCCCCGAGATCGAGGCGCGCCACCGCGGCTCGGCGGGCCGGCCGCACGCCGGCTTCCTGCTCCGCGTCTCACCCCCGGCCTCCGCCCGCACGCTGCGCATCGAGCTGCTCGACGCCGGGTATCATTGGGTCGAGATCTGGCGCACCTCCCTCAAGGTGTCGCGCGGCGGTCCCGCCGGCGGCCGCTACGATCCACGGCTCCTGCCCGACCATTTGCACCGCCTGCTGCAGGCGCGCCGCGCCGACCCGGCCGCCGACCCCGCCCCGCTCGCCGACCAGCTCGTCCTCGAGGGCGCCGCGGTCCCGCTCGACACGCTGCCCAACCCGCCCTTCTTCGGCGCGCTCGAGAAACCCGAGCTCGTCGGCGGCACACAATACGGCAAGATCCGCGTGGAGGGCTGGATCATCCACCAGGAACAGCGCATCGTCCGCCTGACCGGCAGCACCCACCCGCTCGCCGAAAACGAGTTCGCCTACGGGGACCTGGAACGCAAGGAAGCCGCCGCGCTGTTTCCCCGGCACCCGCACGCCGCGCGCTCGCAGTATTTCGGCATGCTGGACATTGACGAGAACGCGCCCGGCCCGGCGATCATCAAGCTCTTCGCCGAACTGGAGGACGGCACCCGGCACCTCGTGTTCGCGCGTCGCTTCCATCCCCGCGCCTGCCAGGTCTGGGAACGGCCGCTGCCGGCGTTCGACCGCCGCGAGTTCCTGCAATGCGTGCTGGCCCTGCGGGGTGCCGCCGGCCGGCTGGGCATCCAGCTCGGCGCGCCCGGGACGCAGTGGCGCGCCCTCAAGGCCGCCTACGCCCTCTACCGCCGCGAAGCGCCGGCCGTCATTCCGCCTGATGTCTCCCGGCAGGACCCCTACGCCGCGTGGCAGGCCGCGGGCCGGCTGACCCCGCGCCTCCGCGAGGCACTGGCCGCCGCCACCCGGAAGCTTGGCGCGGACGGCCCGAAGTTTTCCATCCTGGTCGACACCCGCGGCTGCACATCCGGCCAGCTCGCCGCGCTCGCGGCTTCGCTGTCGGCCCAGATTTACCCACAGTGGGAAGCCTGGTTCGTCGGCGAAGCGCCCCCGGATGGCGGCGACGCCCGCTGCCGTTTCGAAAAAAGCTCCGGCCCGAAGGCCTTCGTGCGCGCGCTCAACGCCGCGGCCCACCAGTCCGGCGGCACCCTGCTCACGCTGCTGCCCGGCCATTCGCGGCTGGCGCCCGACGCCCTGCTGGAAATCGCCGAGCGGTTCGCCGCGACGCCCGTGCTCGAGCTCGAGCTCGCCTACACCGACGAGGACCGGATGGACGACGCCGGCCGGCGCACCGACCCCGATTTCAAGCCGGAGTGGAGTCCCGCGCTCGCGCTGTCCGGGCTTTTCCCCGGCCACCTGAGCGTGGTCCGCCGCGCCCGTTTCCTTGAACTCGGCTCGTTCCGCGAGGACTTTGCCGCCGTGCCATGGCTCGACCTGCTGCTGCGCATCGGCGACCGACTTGATCCGGCGCACGTGGCGCACATCCCGCTGGTCTGCCACCACGCCTGGGCCGGCGCCCCGCGCGAACTCGACCCCGCCGACCCGTCCTATGAACAGGCCCGGCGCACCCTCGCCGACGCCGCCACGCGCCGCGGCTGGGCCGCCCAGCCCTTCCTGCCGGAGTGCGGCCACCAGCGCCGCGCGCGCTTCCACCAGCTGCGCTGGAGCCCGGCCCTGCTCGCGCAGCTGCCGGTGACCATCGTCATCCCCACCCGCGACCGCCTCCACCTGCTGCAGGAATGCGTGGAACGGCTGGAGGAAACGGTGGACTGGAGCCATGTGAAGCTCGTCATCGTGGACGACCATTCGCGCGACCCCGACGCCCTGCGCTACCTAGCGCAGATCCAGAAGCGCTCCGACCTGCGCTGCGCGGTGGTGCGGCTGCCCGACGCAGCCGCGCCGTTCAACTATTCCCGGCTCGTCAACGCCGCGCTGCCGCACCTCGACACGCCGCTGGTCCTGCACCTCAACAACGACGTCAACGCCCTCGAGCGCGGCTGGTTGGAGGAGATGGCAGGCTGGTTCACGCAGCCCGACGTGGGCGTGGTCGGTGCCAAGCTCATCTACCCTGACCGCACGCTCAACCACACCGGCATCGTCATCGGCCCGCACGGCGGGCTCGCCGACACGCCTTTCGCCCGGGTCGACGAGCGCAGCGTCGGTCTCGCCTGGCACGCGGCCGCCCGCGAGGTGTCGGCCGTCACGGGCGCCTGCCTGCTGACGCGCACCGAACTCTACCGCCGGCTCGGCGGCTTCGACGAAAACGACTTCGGCGTGGCCTACAACGACGTGGACTACTGCCTGCGCGCGCGCGCCGCCGGCGCGCGCGTCATCTACACGCCGCAGGCGAAGCTCATGCACTGGGGCAGCGCGACGCGCGGCGTGACCTTCGACGAGGCCGAGCATATCGCGTTCGTGCGGCGTTTCCCGGCGTATCGCGACCCGTATTTCAGCCCGCACTGGCGGCTGGACGGCGCGCACGTGCGCAGCCGCGACGGCGGCCCCGACCGCACCCGGCGCGCCGGCCCGCCCCGGCTGCTGCTGCTCACGCACAACCTCAACCTCGAGGGCGCCCCGCTCTTCCTCCTCGAATACGCCACGCACCTGGCCCGCACGGCCGGGAGCCGGCTCGAGGTGCTTGCGGCCCAGGACGGGCCGTTGCGCGCACCGTTCGAGGCGCTCGGCGCGCACGTCGCCATCGCCGACACCGGCCCGCTGCTGCACGCCGCGGATGACGACGCCTTCTCGCGCCAGCTCGCCGAGCTGTCCGGCCGCGTGGACTGGGACCAGGTCGACCTGGTCGTCTGCAACACGCTCTTCAGTTTCTGGGGCGTCCACCTCGCGCGCAGCGCCGACCGGCCCTCCCTGCTCTACATCCACGAGAGTTCCTCGGTGTTCCGCGCCTTCGAGACCCGGCTCGCGCTCGACCTGCATCACCTGGTGCACGACGCCCTGCGCACCGCGACCCGTGCGCTCTTCCTCTGCGCGGCGACCCGCGCCTACTACGCCGACGACGACCGCGGCAACTTCCGGATCGTGCCGAGCTGGATCCGGCTGGGCGACATCGACGAATTCCGCCGCACCCACGAACGCGCGGCGCTGCGCTGCCAGCACGGGTTTCGCGACGACGAGGTCGTGATCGCGAACATCGGCACGGTGTGCGAGCGCAAGGGCCAGCACATCTTCCTCCGCGCCGCCGACCATTTCAACCGCGAGCAACGCGGCGGCCCGCCCGTGCGCTTCCTCCTGGTCGGCGCCCGGCCGGGCATCTACCTCGACCTGCTCCAACGCGACATCGCCCGGCTCGGCCTGACGAACCTCACGCTCGTGCCGGAGACGCGGGAGGTCTTCGACTTCTTTGTCGCGGCGGACATGTTCGTCTGCACGAGCTACGAGGAGTCCTTCCCCCGCGTCGTGATGGAGGCGATGGCGTTCCGCACGCCGATCGTGAGCACCGACGTGCACGGCATCGCCGACATGATCGGCCAGCGCCAGGACGGCTACCTGGTGAAGCCCGGCGACGTCGCGGGCCTGGCCCTCATGATGCGGACCTGCCTCGCGAAGGAACGCAGCGGCAAGTCCCTCGCGCCGGCGGCCTACTCGAAGGCGCTGCGCCTCTACGATGCCACGCACGTGCTGCCGTGGCACGAACGTCTGGCCCGCGAGGCAGTGCTCGCCCACGAGTGA
- a CDS encoding sigma-70 family RNA polymerase sigma factor, with protein MPDNTPKSSDFASLYRGTIGPLRRYLARLLGNPSDAQDVAHDAYLRVYPKVQDRSALKPEAVLYTTARRLAINRLKRRQISPVATNNDQVDAATTAIPGVVQQVVARQELAQLEQAIAQLPEGCRTVLLLRKIELLSHQEIADRLDIAVSTVEKQHARALRLLRASLARQPAAGPSLTSEARP; from the coding sequence ATGCCGGATAACACCCCAAAATCCTCCGACTTTGCCAGCCTCTACCGGGGCACGATCGGGCCCTTGCGGCGCTACCTGGCGCGCCTGCTGGGCAACCCCAGCGACGCCCAGGATGTGGCGCACGACGCCTACCTCCGCGTCTACCCCAAGGTGCAGGACCGGTCCGCGCTCAAGCCCGAGGCCGTGCTCTACACCACCGCCCGCCGCCTTGCCATCAACCGGCTGAAGCGCCGGCAGATTTCCCCCGTCGCCACCAACAATGACCAGGTGGACGCCGCCACCACCGCCATTCCCGGCGTGGTCCAACAGGTCGTGGCCCGGCAGGAGCTGGCACAACTCGAGCAGGCCATCGCGCAGCTGCCCGAGGGTTGCCGCACCGTCCTTTTGCTCCGCAAGATCGAACTTCTCTCCCACCAGGAAATCGCCGACCGCCTCGATATCGCCGTCAGCACCGTGGAAAAACAACACGCCCGCGCCCTCCGGCTGCTGCGGGCGAGTCTCGCCCGCCAACCCGCCGCCGGTCCCTCCCTCACCTCGGAGGCCCGCCCATGA